A DNA window from Pseudoalteromonas marina contains the following coding sequences:
- a CDS encoding SDR family NAD(P)-dependent oxidoreductase — MVTLITGATSGIGEQLAIKYAQMGDTVIACGRNTKKLAELSKHNNIESCKFDATSLKDIKEATIGYPHFDRVILNAGNCEYIDDAKNFDSALFERVINANLLSVGYCLEALLPKVKSGGQLVIVSSSVTYLPLPRSEAYGASKAGVSYLAKSLAVDLMDVDVTLVHPGFVKTPLTEKNDFPMPMAVTAEEAADYMIKGINKRRKEVHFPYRFTLILKALRILPLPLWLKIAKGLTR; from the coding sequence ATGGTTACCTTAATTACAGGCGCAACGTCAGGCATTGGCGAACAACTAGCTATTAAATATGCACAAATGGGCGACACCGTTATTGCATGTGGACGTAATACAAAAAAACTAGCTGAGCTTTCAAAACATAACAACATAGAAAGTTGTAAGTTTGATGCAACAAGCCTAAAAGATATTAAAGAAGCAACCATTGGATACCCACACTTTGACCGAGTAATTCTTAATGCGGGCAATTGTGAATACATAGACGACGCAAAAAACTTTGACAGTGCTTTGTTTGAGCGCGTAATTAATGCAAATTTACTGTCGGTTGGCTACTGCTTAGAAGCATTACTCCCTAAAGTTAAAAGCGGCGGTCAATTAGTTATTGTTAGCTCAAGCGTTACATACTTACCGTTACCACGCTCCGAGGCTTATGGGGCGTCTAAAGCGGGCGTAAGTTATTTAGCTAAAAGCCTAGCCGTTGATTTGATGGATGTGGATGTCACGTTAGTTCACCCAGGGTTTGTAAAAACGCCTCTGACCGAAAAAAACGATTTTCCTATGCCTATGGCAGTGACCGCTGAAGAAGCGGCAGATTACATGATCAAAGGAATAAACAAACGACGTAAAGAGGTACACTTTCCGTATCGTTTTACGCTTATATTAAAAGCATTGCGGATATTGCCTTTACCGCTTTGGCTTAAAATAGCAAAAGGATTAACCCGTTGA
- a CDS encoding NAD(P)/FAD-dependent oxidoreductase has protein sequence MKKIAIIGTGVSGLTCGHLLHKHYDVTLFEKNDYIGGHTATVDVDVKGVNYAVDTGFIVFNNRTYPYFEKLLARIGIKKKETQMSFSVHNEATGFEYNGHTFTSLFAQRRNIFRPKFWRLLSDIVKFNKLCKAIHEKGEYQQSQTLGQLLNENQFNDFFKYHYILPMGAAIWSTSIKEMENVGVEFFVKFFFNHGLLDITNRPQWYVVPGGSREYINPLIKGFADRIKLNTDIKSVTRANDDVTIELASGEQHVFDKVIFACHSDQVLKLLGDATSQEKSVLGAIPYTENSVVLHTDTNLLPDRKAAWASWNYLLNNNTDKAAVVTYQMNILQGIQSDTQFCVTLNHLEGIDKSKILREFTYHHPVFNKESIAAQGLKQTIDGQNNSYFCGAYWYNGFHEDGVRSGVDVARQLGVEFD, from the coding sequence TTGAAAAAAATAGCAATAATAGGAACTGGTGTATCAGGTTTAACATGTGGGCATTTGCTTCACAAACACTACGATGTCACTTTATTTGAAAAAAACGATTACATTGGCGGGCACACTGCGACTGTTGACGTAGATGTTAAGGGCGTTAATTACGCCGTGGATACCGGATTTATTGTTTTTAATAACCGAACCTACCCTTATTTTGAAAAGTTACTTGCGCGTATTGGTATAAAAAAGAAAGAAACCCAAATGAGTTTCAGTGTTCATAATGAGGCAACAGGCTTTGAGTACAATGGCCATACCTTCACCAGTTTATTTGCACAAAGAAGAAATATTTTTAGGCCTAAATTTTGGCGCTTGTTATCTGACATAGTTAAATTTAACAAACTATGTAAAGCCATACACGAAAAAGGCGAATATCAGCAATCGCAAACACTCGGTCAGCTACTTAATGAAAATCAGTTTAACGACTTTTTTAAATATCATTATATTTTACCTATGGGCGCAGCTATTTGGTCTACTAGTATTAAAGAAATGGAAAACGTAGGCGTAGAGTTTTTTGTAAAGTTTTTCTTTAATCATGGCCTTTTAGATATCACAAATAGGCCGCAATGGTATGTTGTACCGGGTGGTTCTCGTGAATACATTAACCCATTAATTAAAGGGTTTGCTGACAGAATAAAGCTTAACACTGATATTAAATCGGTAACACGTGCAAATGACGATGTAACCATTGAGCTTGCCAGTGGTGAGCAGCACGTTTTTGATAAAGTTATTTTTGCGTGCCACTCTGACCAAGTACTCAAACTACTTGGTGATGCAACAAGCCAAGAAAAGTCAGTACTTGGCGCAATTCCTTATACTGAAAATTCAGTAGTACTTCATACAGATACAAATTTACTACCTGACAGAAAAGCCGCTTGGGCTAGTTGGAATTATTTATTAAATAACAATACCGACAAAGCAGCTGTTGTTACCTACCAGATGAATATATTGCAAGGTATTCAATCAGACACGCAGTTTTGCGTTACGTTAAACCACCTTGAAGGGATAGATAAAAGCAAAATATTGCGTGAATTCACTTATCATCACCCTGTTTTCAACAAAGAGTCTATTGCTGCGCAAGGGCTTAAACAAACGATCGATGGTCAAAATAATAGTTATTTTTGTGGTGCCTATTGGTACAACGGCTTTCATGAGGATGGTGTACGCAGTGGTGTAGACGTGGCAAGGCAGTTAGGGGTTGAATTTGACTAG
- a CDS encoding DUF1365 domain-containing protein yields MTSAVYLGDVKHRRFAVKTHHFSNPLYMMWVDLNNPEQLNNKHKWLGTSGSKALKFNESDYFINKPHNNDASIIERANHQLLSLGVTETFNHVYMLGQLRCFGIYFSPVNFFFYGHSDSEFKYMVAEVSNTPWNERHYYLIPLEKKVNFKKVFSVSPFMNLDMNYHWTIRLTQDKTLIHIENKRDGELLFDATLRLTRKELTEKEMSQLLKRFPAMTWTIFKGIYYQALKLFIKRVPFLGHS; encoded by the coding sequence TTGACTAGTGCTGTTTATTTAGGCGATGTTAAGCATCGCCGTTTTGCTGTTAAGACTCATCATTTTAGTAATCCACTTTATATGATGTGGGTTGATCTCAACAACCCAGAGCAATTGAACAATAAGCATAAATGGTTAGGTACGTCTGGTTCAAAAGCATTAAAGTTTAACGAATCAGACTACTTTATTAATAAGCCCCACAATAATGATGCGTCAATCATTGAACGTGCAAATCATCAGTTATTATCGCTTGGTGTAACTGAGACTTTTAACCATGTATACATGCTTGGACAGCTCCGTTGCTTTGGTATTTACTTTAGCCCAGTAAACTTCTTCTTTTATGGTCATAGCGACAGTGAATTTAAGTACATGGTGGCTGAAGTTAGTAATACGCCATGGAATGAGCGACACTACTACTTGATACCACTAGAAAAAAAAGTGAACTTTAAAAAAGTCTTTTCCGTATCACCTTTTATGAACCTCGATATGAACTATCATTGGACAATTAGGTTAACGCAAGATAAAACATTGATTCATATTGAAAATAAGCGGGATGGAGAATTGCTATTTGATGCTACTCTTCGATTAACCCGCAAAGAACTGACTGAAAAAGAAATGAGTCAGTTGTTAAAGCGATTCCCAGCAATGACGTGGACAATATTTAAAGGTATTTATTACCAAGCGTTGAAGCTGTTTATAAAAAGAGTGCCTTTTTTAGGTCATTCTTAA
- a CDS encoding SAM-dependent methyltransferase gives MEKVSSLNCEQKTGWFTGLYKRLVFKAFSSIETGQITVIDEDLQLVFGDASSDLKVTVTIHDKAMYKAFALSGSVGAGESYILGQWSCDNLTRLIELFAINEKQLDEFEKKFAFFSNIAHRLTHLKNKNSESGSKKNIVAHYDLGNDLYESFLSKEMLYSCAVYPSKDASLEDAQQYKLKRICEQVELQPGDSVIEIGTGWGAFAIYAATHYDCHVTTTTISDEQHDFVAEKIKELGLENKITLLKLDYRLLTGKYDKLVSIEMIEAVGHEYLPSFFTQCGSLLKDDGAMLIQAITISDQRYKHYLKNSDFIQQYIFPGGCLPSLNEMSEQIKNNTDMVIHTVSDIGTHYARTLADWRERFIKSWPDLDRTKFDDRFYRLWLFYFAYCEGAFRTRATSTVHLMARKPRFSSNVDEIALAY, from the coding sequence ATGGAAAAAGTGTCTAGCTTAAATTGCGAACAAAAAACGGGCTGGTTTACAGGGCTTTATAAAAGATTAGTATTTAAAGCTTTTTCTTCAATAGAAACAGGGCAAATCACCGTTATTGATGAAGATCTGCAGCTTGTTTTTGGAGATGCATCATCTGACTTAAAAGTAACGGTAACAATTCACGACAAAGCGATGTACAAGGCGTTTGCATTATCTGGAAGTGTTGGTGCAGGTGAGTCTTACATTTTAGGTCAATGGAGTTGTGACAACTTAACCCGACTAATTGAGTTATTTGCTATAAATGAAAAACAGTTAGACGAGTTTGAGAAAAAATTCGCGTTTTTCAGCAACATTGCCCACAGACTAACTCATTTAAAAAATAAAAATTCTGAGTCAGGCTCTAAAAAAAATATAGTTGCTCACTATGATTTAGGTAACGATTTATACGAATCGTTTTTGAGTAAAGAAATGCTTTATTCGTGTGCTGTTTATCCATCAAAAGATGCCAGTCTAGAGGACGCGCAGCAGTACAAATTAAAGCGCATATGTGAACAAGTAGAATTGCAACCTGGCGATTCCGTTATAGAAATTGGCACTGGATGGGGCGCATTTGCCATTTACGCAGCAACACATTACGACTGCCACGTGACGACTACCACAATATCTGACGAGCAACATGACTTTGTTGCAGAAAAAATTAAAGAGTTAGGCTTAGAGAATAAAATTACGCTTCTTAAGCTTGATTACAGACTACTCACGGGCAAATACGACAAACTCGTTTCGATTGAAATGATTGAAGCAGTTGGACACGAATATTTACCTAGCTTTTTTACCCAGTGTGGTTCGCTACTCAAAGACGATGGCGCAATGTTGATACAAGCAATCACCATTAGCGATCAGCGATACAAGCACTACCTTAAAAATTCAGATTTTATTCAACAGTATATTTTCCCTGGTGGGTGTTTACCCTCATTAAACGAAATGAGTGAGCAAATCAAAAATAACACCGATATGGTTATCCATACTGTTAGTGATATTGGAACGCATTACGCACGAACGTTAGCTGACTGGCGTGAACGCTTTATCAAAAGTTGGCCAGATCTAGACCGCACGAAATTTGATGACCGCTTTTATAGGCTATGGTTATTTTATTTTGCTTACTGTGAAGGCGCATTTAGAACGCGTGCAACCAGTACTGTACATTTAATGGCGCGTAAACCTCGCTTTAGTAGCAATGTAGATGAAATTGCACTCGCTTATTAA
- a CDS encoding DUF2878 domain-containing protein, whose product MKLHSLINFVLFQAVWFLSLLLEGQSLLFSAGIIVLMFYLSKQKKQDALLLLKALPIALLLEYIAVELGLLSFKVDPFPIWLVLLWAALLLSLNTSMHFLSRLRLWQVFVVCLIFSPASYWAGARFNVINLGLPLWQFWVAYGVIWSAAFTFIVFINQKIKSIILASQN is encoded by the coding sequence ATGAAATTGCACTCGCTTATTAATTTTGTCTTGTTTCAAGCAGTGTGGTTTTTATCATTACTGCTTGAAGGACAATCACTTTTATTTAGCGCTGGCATCATTGTCTTAATGTTTTATTTGTCAAAGCAAAAAAAACAAGATGCATTATTGCTATTAAAAGCACTTCCTATTGCTTTGCTACTTGAATACATAGCGGTTGAGCTTGGTCTACTTTCATTTAAAGTTGATCCTTTTCCAATTTGGCTGGTACTTCTATGGGCCGCGTTGCTTCTTTCATTAAATACATCGATGCATTTTTTAAGTCGATTAAGACTTTGGCAGGTATTTGTTGTTTGCCTTATTTTTTCGCCAGCTAGCTACTGGGCGGGTGCGCGTTTTAACGTAATTAATTTAGGCTTACCGCTATGGCAGTTTTGGGTAGCCTACGGTGTTATTTGGTCGGCAGCCTTTACGTTTATTGTATTTATAAACCAAAAAATTAAGTCGATTATTTTAGCAAGTCAAAATTAG
- a CDS encoding chalcone isomerase family protein gives MTTTVLCLLLSTCAFAKVEYSKVGEGRMEYLFWDVYDATLYTPSGDYALGEHPVKFKLTYLRDFDAEDIVKATNEQWDHIGKKNLVGKYDEVLLSIWPNIGKGDSLTLITDKEGKSTFLHNDSEVGVIDDVAFSSDFLAIWLGKNTSEPALRKKLLGN, from the coding sequence ATAACGACAACTGTTTTATGTCTTTTATTGTCTACTTGTGCCTTTGCTAAAGTTGAATATAGCAAAGTGGGCGAGGGTAGAATGGAATACTTGTTTTGGGATGTTTACGACGCCACCTTATATACCCCTTCTGGCGATTATGCATTGGGTGAACACCCTGTCAAATTTAAGCTGACCTATTTACGTGATTTTGACGCCGAAGATATAGTTAAAGCAACCAATGAGCAGTGGGACCACATAGGTAAAAAAAATCTAGTCGGCAAGTACGATGAGGTGCTTTTGTCTATTTGGCCAAACATAGGTAAAGGTGATTCGTTAACGCTGATAACTGACAAAGAAGGAAAAAGTACTTTTTTGCATAACGATAGCGAGGTTGGCGTAATTGATGATGTTGCGTTTTCAAGTGATTTTTTAGCTATTTGGTTAGGTAAAAATACGTCAGAGCCAGCTTTAAGAAAAAAACTATTAGGAAATTAA
- a CDS encoding DUF3833 domain-containing protein yields MIINNALKTIFVCVFALFLVSCSAPNVEHYSKTTPNFDFKTFFSGKLKAYGVVQDFKGELTRKLVVDMNATWEGNKGVIEEDFVYDDGETQKRIWKITLNDDNTLTGTAADVLGVAQGKSDGSVFHWNYNVELPYDGSTLEVNFDDWMYLVTQSRLINRTSIVKFGVEVGEVTLVIEKI; encoded by the coding sequence ATGATTATTAATAACGCGTTAAAAACGATTTTTGTGTGTGTATTTGCACTTTTTTTGGTTAGTTGCTCAGCCCCTAATGTAGAACACTACAGTAAAACAACTCCCAATTTTGACTTTAAAACCTTCTTTAGCGGCAAATTAAAAGCATATGGCGTAGTGCAAGACTTTAAGGGTGAGTTAACCCGTAAGTTAGTCGTTGATATGAACGCGACGTGGGAGGGCAACAAGGGCGTAATAGAAGAAGATTTTGTATATGATGATGGTGAAACACAAAAACGCATTTGGAAAATAACCCTTAATGACGATAACACCCTTACAGGGACTGCTGCAGACGTTCTTGGCGTTGCACAAGGTAAAAGTGATGGCAGTGTATTTCATTGGAACTACAACGTAGAACTCCCTTATGACGGAAGCACTTTAGAAGTTAATTTTGATGATTGGATGTACTTGGTAACACAATCGCGCTTGATTAACCGCACATCTATTGTTAAGTTTGGTGTCGAGGTCGGGGAAGTGACCTTAGTTATCGAAAAAATATAG